A genomic window from Pygocentrus nattereri isolate fPygNat1 chromosome 22, fPygNat1.pri, whole genome shotgun sequence includes:
- the LOC108411227 gene encoding butyrophilin subfamily 2 member A2-like, giving the protein MKTAMLVLLMMFDLPSSSSSEVVGSHPLLSLVETGEQVNVTCTSGGWSREPTLTWRDKGGRELRSSADQYKTDSEGLVNVSSWLLLSPSESEWISCSVGSSDQTREGRVLLFKPATAVLKPGVSSGWRAFTILLVISLLVSTVMMMIMPTIRGSICPEDQKDPSEDPETVKIENAAENNTQVAEKIDKATNTEKEIPDWEKMYACKVAIRPDASNTSFLEVGKKKSRVTCTSDVRDKTAFIHALCEERISSGRYYWEITALTEPTKGAAYKCPTSWYVGVTNETAEKKKKVPLTPQNGYWVLHYERETGYYVNDPSQTPVLVRDRFSKLGVFLDCEKHKLSFYDCEKQTHLYTFYDVPSTPLIPVLSPGDKKQHTVMICQEKCVKCDERGAVQKDKDKELSTESKNKEAINITVKEKQTKKTVTRSAEFKSGLSIGNTKGFPVDLTCNLDWTETSNTTTQDDITE; this is encoded by the exons ATGAAAACAG CAATGCTTGTCCTACTGATGATGTTTGACCTACCGAGTAGTAGTTCAAGTGAAG TGGTTGGATCTCATCCTCTGCTCTCGTTGGTTGAAACTGGAGAACAGGTGAATGTTACCTGCACATCTGGTGGATGGTCAAGAGAGCCCACCCTCACCTGGAGAGACAAAGGAGGAAGAGAACTCAGAAGCAGTGCTGATCAATATAAAACAg ACTCTGAAGGGTTGGTGAATGTGAGCTCTTGgctgcttctctctccctcGGAGTCAGAGTGGATCTCCTGTTCCGTGGGTTCATCTGATCAGACGAGAGAGGGAAGAGTGCTGCTATTCAAACctgctactgcagtgctaaaaCCTG GAGTTTCTTCAGGATGGAGAGCCTTCACCATCTTGCTGGTTATCAGTCTGTTGGTTTCCActgtaatgatgatgattatgcCCACGATTAGAG GCAGCATTTGTCCAGAAGACCAAAAAGACCCATCAGAGG ATCCAGAAACAGTTAAGATAGAAAATGCTGCAGAAAATAACACTCAAG TTGCAGAAAAAATTGACAAGGcaacaaatacagaaaaagaaattCCAG ACTGGGAAAAAATGTATGCGTGTAAAG TTGCCATCAGACCAGATGCATCAAATACTTCTTTTCTGGAAGTTGGCAAGAAAAAGTCAAGAGTAACATGTACGTCAGACGTCCGTGATAAGACAGCATTCATTCATGCTCTGTGTGAAGAGAGAATCAGTTCAGGGCGGTACTACTGGGAGATAACGGCACTGACAGAACCAACGAAAGGCGCAGCCTATAAGTGTCCAACATCCTGGTATGTTGGAGTGACCAATGAAACagcagagaagaagaaaaaagttcCTTTAACTCCACAGAACGGCTACTGGGTTCTTCactatgagagagagacaggttaCTATGTTAATGACCCCTCTCAGACTCCTGTTCTAGTGAGAGATCGGTTCTCAAAGCTGGGGGTGTTTTTAGACTGTGAGAAACACAAACTGTCTTTTTACgactgtgagaaacagacacaTCTCTACACTTTCTATGATGTACCTTCAACACCTCTGATTCCAGTTTTGAGCCCTGGagacaaaaaacaacatacagtTATGATATGTCaagaaaaatgtgtgaaatgtgaTGAACGCGGTGCAGTGcaaaaagacaaagataaagagCTCAGCACGGAGagcaaaaacaaagaagctatAAATATAAcagtcaaagaaaaacaaaccaagAAGACAGTAACCCGTTCTGCAGAGTTCAAGAGCGGTCTGTCCATCGGGAATACTAAGGGATTTCCTGTTGACTTGACCTGTAACTTAGACTGGACAGAGACGTCAAACACTACGACACAAGATGACATTACAGAATAG